A single window of Drosophila suzukii chromosome 3, CBGP_Dsuzu_IsoJpt1.0, whole genome shotgun sequence DNA harbors:
- the Acsx1L gene encoding luciferin 4-monooxygenase: protein MPYTPANSYDGDQKIWIGEPVTKYFDPDLSIGQIIFQEMRRHPQLVAQISATEKTVLTREELHANSMRVASFIRSEGLLQSDVVGIIGRNTTHMPAVAYACFFNGIAFHSLNNTYDCETIEKIYNITKPRIIFCDGDEFEKVRAATAQLEVKIVTMRNHPSESIRIEEVLATPIEENFRPAELDKGNDQTLAILCSSGTTGTPKAVTITNSRHILAGNYHLTTADVQYSHNTLDWITGLVTTITSGVFSTTRIIADNNFDAAFAMRIIEEYKVTWIVQPPSCMALMINCPEFETSDLSSLRSYFFGGSRAAIEVQKTIRSRLSQDCLQFAYGFTELGAMATINRHFDEKPGSVGRLVNGLRLKIVSEEGVSLGPDEVGELCIMNNQHWPGYYGNEVETRAMRDPKQWYHSGDLGYMDRDGFLYVVDRKKEMLKYQNIMYYPNDIESIISEKPDVVEVCVFGVWSDIFGDEAAAAVVKKLGSDLKAQDVVDYVSSQTDSKYKQLNGGAIIVEDLKRSANGKTNRMANKAHFLQVKDRR, encoded by the exons atgccTTACACCCCGGCGAATTCCTATGATGGCGATCAAAAGATCTGGATTGGTGAGCCGGTTACGAAATATTTTGACCCAGACTTGTCCATTGGACAGATTATTTTCCAAGAGATGCGTCGTCATCCGCAGCTTGTGGCCCAG ATTTCAGCTACGGAGAAAACAGTGCTGACCAGAGAGGAACTCCATGCCAACTCGATGCGAGTGGCCAGCTTTATTCGATCCGAGGGCCTTCTGCAATCCGATGTGGTGGGCATTATTGGTAGGAATACCACCCACATGCCCGCTGTTGCCTACGCCTGCTTCTTTAATGGAATCGCCTTCCACTCGCTAAATAACACCTACGATTGCGAGACGATCGAAAAAATCTACAACATTACAAAGCCGCGCATTATTTTCTGCGATGGTGATGAGTTCGAGAAGGTTCGGGCTGCCACCGCTCAGCTGGAGGTAAAGATCGTCACCATGCGCAATCATCCTTCGGAATCCATAAGAATCGAAGAAGTTCTGGCCACCCCCATTGAGGAAAACTTCCGACCAGCTGAACTGGATAAGGGCAACGATCAGACCCTGGCCATTCTCTGCTCCTCGGGGACAACGGGAACCCCGAAGGCTGTAACCATCACCAATAGTCGGCATATCCTGGCAGGCAATTA TCATCTAACCACCGCTGATGTACAGTACTCCCATAACACCCTTGACTGGATTACAGGCCTGGTCACCACTATAACCTCTGGAGTGTTCAGCACTACGCGTATTATTGCCGATAATAACTTCGATGCCGCCTTCGCCATGCGAATCATCGAGGAGTACAAGGTTACGTGGATAGTACAGCCGCCCTCATGCATGGCTTTGATGATTAATTGTCCAGAGTTTGAGACTAGCGATTTGTCCAGCCTTCGATCCTACTTTTTCGGAGGATCTCGGGCTGCCATTGAGGTCCAGAAGACCATTCGGAGTCGTTTGAGTCAAGACTGTCTGCAGTTTGCTTATGGTTTCACGGAGCTTGGCGCTATGGCCACCATCAACCGTCACTTTGACGAGAAACCCGGTTCGGTGGGCCGTTTGGTCAACGGTCTAAGGTTAAAGATAGTCAGTGAAGAGGGTGTATCGCTGGGACCCGACGAAGTTGGAGAGCTGTGCATCATGAATAATCAGCACTGGCCGGGATACTATGGAAACGAAGTCGAGACCCGAGCCATGCGCGATCCAAAGCAATGGTATCACTCTGGGGACCTGGGATACATGGATAGAGATGGCTTCTTGTACGTTGTGGACCGCAAGAAGGAGATGCTCAAGTACCAAAACATAATGTACTATCCCAACGATATTGAGTCTATCATCTCCGAAAAGCCCGACGTGGTCGAGGTCTGTGTCTTCGGGGTGTGGAGCGATATCTTTGGAGACGAGGCTGCCGCCGCCGTGGTGAAGAAACTGGGCAGCGATCTCAAGGCCCAGGATGTTGTGGACTATGTGAGCTCCCAAACGGACTCCAAGTACAAGCAACTTAACGGAGGAGCCATCATTGTGGAGGATCTAAAGCGAAGTGCCAATGGCAAAACCAATCGAATGGCCAACAAAGCTCACTTTCTGCAAGTGAAGGATAGAAGATAG
- the Acsx2 gene encoding luciferin 4-monooxygenase: MLDLNGNPATSYDPDEKVWSGSSQQSLYNEELTVGQIIFRQLQRQPNRIFQISHTDNTRLTRSQMLQNAAKIGCYLRDRGFKKETDLVGLMARNSTHVGALAYGCLFNGTPFHAVNPNLEQKTIESLYKITKPRVLCCDIGDYEKIKNVGATLGALIITVNGKIQGVMSVTDLLQTPLPEDYEPAQFKRGVDRTMAILCSSGTTGTPKAVTLSNSRKLFETHSYLGSDDVQYAPSTLDWLTGLITLVTAGVFGTVRLISSEMFSTAHFLDICEQHEISWTIMANSHVAMLANCHNTRAQRLRSLRHLLFAGGHCLVATLKKMQSFLHGSGILKNAYGLTEVGTLISYNYDTQSKPTSVGRLMANIRVKIVDSSGQLQGPKGLGEVLCHNGQPWSGYVGNPQATAEMRDSAGWYHTGDVGYFDEDHCLHIVERKKDMLKYLGMMYYPHEVEEVIAQIPEVAEVCVFGIWRETEGDAAAASVVLRSGSKLDPKHVEQFVRKNVSVQFKHLHGGVQIVPQLAKSANGKVNRHAVKAAYLRDVSQP, from the exons ATGTTGGACCTCAACGGCAATCCGGCGACCAGCTACGATCCAGATGAGAAGGTCTGGAGTGGCTCCAGTCAGCAGAGTCTCTACAACGAGGAGCTAACCGTGGGACAGATCATCTTCCGGCAGCTGCAACGCCAGCCCAACAGGATATTCCAGATCTCGCACACGGATAACACGCGGCTAACCCGATCGCAGATGCTGCAAAATGCAGCGAAGATTGGTTGCTATCTGCGGGATCGCGGTTTTAAAAAGGAGACGGACTTGGTGGGACTCATGGCCCGGAACTCCACGCACGTGGGCGCCTTGGCCTACGGCTGCCTGTTCAATGGAACTCCCTTCCACGCCGTCAATCCCAATCTGGAGCAGAAGACCATCGAGAGTCTGTACAAGATCACAAAGCCACGCGTCCTCTGCTGCGATATCGGTGACTACGAAAAGATCAAGAACGTAGGAGCCACGCTGGGTGCTCTTATTATAACAGTTAACGGGAAGATTCAGGGGGTAATGAGTGTCACAGATCTGCTGCAGACTCCCCTCCCCGAGGACTACGAGCCCGCACAGTTCAAGCGAGGCGTCGATCGCACCATGGCCATCCTCTGCTCCTCGGGCACCACCGGAACTCCCAAGGCGGTGACCCTGTCAAACAGCCGAAAGCTATTCGAAACTCATAG CTATCTGGGATCCGACGACGTTCAATATGCTCCCAGCACCTTGGATTGGCTCACGGGTCTCATTACCCTGGTAACAGCTGGAGTGTTTGGCACAGTTCGTCTGATTTCCAGTGAAATGTTCAGTACCGCCCACTTTCTAGACATTTGTGAGCAGCACGAGATCTCCTGGACCATCATGGCCAATTCGCACGTGGCCATGTTGGCCAATTGCCACAACACCAGGGCGCAAAGGCTGCGAAGTCTTAGGCATCTGCTCTTCGCTGGAGGTCATTGCCTGGTGGCCACTTTAAAGAAGATGCAGTCATTCCTGCATGGATCAGGAATCCTTAAAAATGCTTACGGCCTAACCGAGGTGGGAACCTTGATATCCTACAACTACGACACCCAATCTAAGCCCACTTCAGTGGGTCGACTAATGGCGAATATTCGGGTGAAGATTGTTGACTCTTCGGGCCAGTTGCAGGGCCCCAAAGGATTGGGTGAGGTCCTCTGCCACAATGGGCAACCGTGGAGCGGATATGTGGGTAATCCCCAAGCCACCGCGGAGATGAGGGACTCAGCGGGATGGTATCACACCGGCGATGTGGGTTATTTCGACGAGGACCACTGCCTGCACATTGTGGAGCGCAAAAAGGACATGCTGAAGTACCTGGGAATGATGTACTACCCACATGAGGTGGAGGAAGTGATCGCCCAGATTCCCGAAGTGGCAGAGGTTTGTGTTTTCGGCATCTGGCGGGAGACGGAAGGCGATGCAGCCGCAGCATCCGTGGTCCTGCGATCAGGCAGCAAACTGGACCCCAAGCACGTCGAGCAGTTTGTACGCAAAAACGTATCCGTGCAGTTCAAGCATCTCCACGGTGGAGTCCAGATAGTTCCTCAGCTGGCCAAGAGCGCCAACGGAAAGGTCAATCGACATGCCGTAAAGGCTGCCTACTTGAGAGATGTGTCCCAGCCTTAA